In Haliscomenobacter hydrossis DSM 1100, the DNA window GAAGCACAAGAAGTCAACTACCTGCCCAACCAATTGTCGGAATCCGAAAAGCGCAAAGGCTGGCGCTTGCTTTGGGATGGTAAAACCACCGCAGGCTGGCGCAAATTCAACACCGATGCGTTCCCCAGCGCTGGCTGGGCCGTTCAGGATGGTGTATTAAAAGTATTGAGTTCGCACCAGGACAGTACCCGCAAAGGGGGTGATCTCATCAGCAATGAACAGTTTTCCAATTTTGAATTGGAACTCGATTTTAAGGTCACTAAAGGTGCGAACAGTGGCTTGAAATACTTTGTGCAGGAAGACCGCAAATCCAAATCCACCGCTGGCCTGGGCCCGGAGTTTCAAATCCTGGACGATCAAAACCACCCCGACGCCAAGGCTGGAGTAGGTGGCAACCGCACCACCGGCTCATTGTACGACCTCATCGCCGCCGAAAACCTCTCCGAAGGAACTGCCGAAAAACGGATGAACCCTCCCGGTAAATGGAACAAGCTGCGCATTGTGTCCAACAACGGCCACGTAGAGCACTGGCTCAACAACCTCAAAATGGTGGAGTACGATCGCCATTCGCAAATTTTCCGCAGCTTGATTGCCAAGAGTAAATACAGTCCCCATCCCAAATTTGGACAGGCTCCCGCAGGACATATCCTCTTGCAGGATCACCACGATGAGGTGCATTACCGGAGCATCAAAATCCGGGAGTTCTGATCTCCAAACCAAATTGCAATGAAACGCACGATCTCTAAGGTGTCCTAAGGTGTCTAAGGTGGTTCAAAAAATACACCACGAAGTTGTTTCGGGAGGTTTTATTTGAACCACCTCAGGCCTGTCGATTACCCACAAATCCGCACATTGAATGCGAGATTGTGCTTTAGCTTCAGAACCCCCAACCCCTAAAGGGGAGTATATTTTCGATAATCGTAATATTTCCCCCTTTTTTAGAAAAAGTAAGGCCTTTTAGTTACCTAAAATGTGCTCCCCTTTAGGGGTCGGGGGTTCTGAGGCCGCAGTAAAATGCTCAATATCAACCACAAACCTAATTAGGGGATTTGTGGGTAATCGACAGACCTCAGGCACCTTAGAGCACCTCAGAGGTTAAATAAGCTTAAAGCCGTGAAGAGATTTTTTCCTTTAACAGTAAGCCTGTTTTTTTTGATAGGGTATTCTTTTCAAAACCAGGTGGTTTTCTCCCAAAAAGCCCCCGTCGACCTCGTCTACCCTCTCATCGACGCGGCCAACTCCCGCTGGTTCTTTTTCAACTCCGCTTCGCGCCCCTTTGGCATGGTCAACCTCAGCCCCGACAACGCCATCAACGCCGACTGGGGAGCCGGATACCGCTACAACCTGGACAGCATCAAGTGTTTTAGCCACATCCACTGCTGGCAATTGTCAGGTATTCCCGTAATGCCCACTACCGGAGCGTTTAAAGGCCATTTGGGCGCAAACGAATACGGCTCAAAATTTTCTCACGACAAAGAAACCATCAAGGTGGGCTACCACAAAGTGGTGCTGGATGCCTACAACATCACTGCTGAATTGACTTCCACCACCCGGGTGGGTTTTCACCAATACACCTTTCCTCAATCCGCCCAAAGCCACATCCTTTTTGATTTTTCCACCTTTTTAGGCCCCTCTGATACAGAGAAAGGGCAGGTCAAAAAAGTCAGCAACCAGGAAAT includes these proteins:
- a CDS encoding 3-keto-disaccharide hydrolase, with product MKQVLLLAGFFTCTLVSFSQTQWKDLFNGNDLKGWVKRNGNAEYKIVDKAIVGISQLNTPNTFLCTEELYGDFVLELEVKVEPGLNSGIQIRSISDPAIMSGRVHGYQVEIDPAERAWSGGLYDEARNGWLYPMSINPKGQKAFKNGQWNKYHIEAIGPSLKTWINGIPCANVLDNQTAKGFIALQVHGIKREDQNGLTVQWRNIRIATENLKEYTWKGGEEAQEVNYLPNQLSESEKRKGWRLLWDGKTTAGWRKFNTDAFPSAGWAVQDGVLKVLSSHQDSTRKGGDLISNEQFSNFELELDFKVTKGANSGLKYFVQEDRKSKSTAGLGPEFQILDDQNHPDAKAGVGGNRTTGSLYDLIAAENLSEGTAEKRMNPPGKWNKLRIVSNNGHVEHWLNNLKMVEYDRHSQIFRSLIAKSKYSPHPKFGQAPAGHILLQDHHDEVHYRSIKIREF